The Lolium perenne isolate Kyuss_39 chromosome 6, Kyuss_2.0, whole genome shotgun sequence genome segment CGAgggtgctttgagaaccggttcGTGCAACAACACCACTCAGTCTAGGCAACCAAACATACCGAAAATTGTTGGGGCGATGCGAGCCAAGGGGCGCACAACCTACCAAGCGCCCAAGGAGACGCAATGGCGCCAGGGAGGAGGACCCGAGCTGGGGCAAAAACAGCCGCTTAGACGCGTGGTGCCGTGGAGGCGGAATAGGAGAGTCAACAAGATCAGAATCATCATCATCGGCTAGAGAGAAAAAAGGCAGCGAACAAATCGATCGATCCCATCTCGTTCTCCTCCCATTCCCAACCCCACtaacttttttcgataaaggaatatattaatatcagaagataccaattacacccagcctttgAAACAACGCAACACTCTACACATGCACACAACCAaataagagaaaaggaaaactaagaaacaaaagtcccgctacagtattccAGGCCTAACAACAGTaacacatccaccaccaagacaacacctgaaataagactctccaaaagcgacgccttaaagaagggaacagtgttccagcaccatcgtcgcccgaccaaagatctaaagttttcaccctgaagatagttcccgctctcaaaacaatgcctctaacaaggtcattgctaggcacaaccagttaaggctagaccttgggttttcactctGAAAGGTAGAACTCTGAACTTCACTTGTGCTGTcgtccccactttcataccactgttgTGAAGCCTAGAACACCATGCAGGTCCATCGACAAAGCGGGGACTTGAACCTCTCTTAGCTAGTCCTcctatccggccttcatgatattctcttcttctgactttcaccatggatccaatgtcacttgatgtcaacacagaaaagagcttcgcgccgctctctCCAGAactaaacggtcggaataaaaacatgagtACGCACGACCGAAAACCACCCGATCTAGCAAACTCCGGGAAAAAGATGCGATGTTTCATTCGCCGGCTAGATGAAAAAGGATCGGCGTCCGGTAGGTCTTCAACTTCGCAGAAtaagaaccctaggaccaccaccttcaaGCCCGAAGCATACAAACAGGCCCCATGCCGCCATCCGCTTGCCAACAACGACGAAGGAGGACTCAGTGGACGGCGGCCGCCGTAATCACACCATCCTCGCACCGCAAATCGCCGCCCCTTCCTCGTGCCGCCAGCTGAAGCCGACGATGGATCTCGGCGGGCACAAGATCCAACATCCGTCGACACCATCCATTGCCGAAGGCTgtggaggaggagccgccgccgctcGTCCAGGGTCGCCGCCTCCATCAACCCCCCGGGCACGTTTGGCGCTGGGGCCTGCCGCCACTTTGGCCAGCACCAACGGTAGCGGCGGAGGGAGAGAGGACACGGGGGGAGGGCTGGCGGCTCTAGGGTTTTGTTGCCCCTGGCGTCGCCCTGGGGAGCGACGCGAGGGGGTCTTTTTTTCGTCTATCTCGTCAGAAGAATGTTCTGGGTGTCTATAGATCCCAACCCCACTAACTGACAACCAGAAATCCTTGCCAAATATATATCTCCATATCTCTAATTCTCTAACTAATTGGCAATAGTGATTTGAATGTATAAATCTCTATTCCTAATTCTCTATAACTAATTGTCAATAATACGCTTTTTATATTTTATTGCCAATTGCGGGGAATGTGGTTCAAGGTTTTGCTTTCCTTAATGTATTTAAATGTCATCCTGCAACAGCACACTATAGCCTATAAATAATGCTAATGTATGTGGCCGTGAATTCTCGCAGCACCCCGTGTGCTGAAGATTTTTTTTATTAAAGTCTGCTTGCTAATTCTGATAGAGTGAGGGCGACACCTCGATGAACCCTAGCCGCAGCCAAAAACTTCCCCCGAGCAATTCATCTTTGGCGCTGCCACCAACATCGGCCGCAGTGGCGAACGCCTGCGCCGAAGGTGttgggggggagggggggggggagaggACGGCGATGACAGGCGAGCGAGGCTGGGGCGGAGTGAGCCTACCGTCACGTCTGGCGGCCGGGACGGAGCTCTCCGGTTGACGCGGTGGCACCAATCTCCTACTACGACGGTGCTCCGGTGTTCTTCGTGGAGGTGGCGGTGCGGTGGAGCTAGCATGAGCCTCCCGTCATTTCACATGGTCTATGACAATTTAATTAACAAAGACCCTATTTCATGGAGCTTTTTTAGACTGTTTATGTTTTTAATACATGAAAATCATCTCCAATGCCCATGGCAACACACGCGGGAATCAACTAGTTCGAATGTTTTGTGAACTTGTGAACATTAGAATATATGGCGAACGTGTAATGTATTGTGTTCACTATTTTCTCCTCCGATCTTTTAATTGCCTTGCGAAACACCCATGcttcgatttttttttttttgagcccgCCTTTGAAATCACCATTGCCGAGGACATCGCAGGTGGAACAAATATTGAATGTAACAGCTCATGTAATAGCTAGGATTATTTTTATGTCTAAATCTTGTTGTAATTGGGTTAATGAGGCCTTTGCTTCAGTGGAGGTGTAACTGCTAGTATTTAAAATTAAATTGAATGGCAAATGTTAGTAGTAAATGTTCTTCCTCACAaaactcttttcctttttttttcgcgaaaacgcaaaaaccttgcgtttcgatgcattgatagataaaAAAGAGTTTATATACAAGTCAGAGGGACGGACACACCACGTCGTACAACTCGacccaagaaaaaggaaaagccTAAACTCTTTTTCCTCTTTACTTCATGTTTGTtgggcacgcacgcacgcacgcgtcTCCCCGCACCGCAAGCCTAGCTAGGCTCCGCAAATCCCAGAGCCGTCGCGAGCGAACCCTAGTAGCCGTACCATGTCGTCTCTGCTGCGCTCGCCAAGCATCCGCCGCGCTCTCTCGGCGGCCTCACCTGGGGGACCACAGGGAGCTTCCTTCCTCCGTGCCCCATCAgcagtagccgccgccatcggagGAGAGGGAGGAGCCACCATCCGCCGCGGTCTTGGGCTCCCCACTGTGCCGCGCCGCCACCTCAGCGCACCTCAGCACAACCGCCACCTTACTGCTACTGCCGTCGATCAGGTGAAGGGACACACCTACCTCTCCACTTCTTGCTGTAAATTTGCCTTCTTTCACTCACATTGATGCATAATTCCATCGATTGTCTGTTATTAACCGTGATAGGATGCTCAGAAATCGATCGGTTCTCTATCATTAGCCACATTGCGAAGCTCGGAAATTATATAAATTAGGACATGAATTCCACATTGCAATATAGAATCTTGCTGGATAAAATATTGGGGGTTATTCTTCTGAGGTCGCCTTTTCCCCATGACTCATGTCCGTGACGGTTTCAATTTGCAAATACTCGCATGCCAGTGTCGAAGCCAGGATTTAAAGCATCTAGGGGCGAACTTTTGGTGTCCATACTTTTATAAGACATGTTGCGAATCAGTATAACATAACTAATGGTTCCAAATAGGCACTTTTTTTTTGTAGAGAAGTAACATGTGAGTCTTAAAAACTACACATTGGCTGCTAAAACGGTTAAAATTTTCCATAAAACATAgaacatgtgatttttttttgtgaagttAAGTCATGCCACAAGGATGATAATGGGTCGAAGCTTTTGTATAAGAAAAGGTTTGTATTTTGTGGCAGAGGAAACTTATTAGGTTTGTCGGTGTACGCGTCACCCATGTAACTGCACTGTGAAGCGCTGTTGTAGAATGAAATGTCAACAATTTGCTTCATCTTCTTACAAAGATCCTACATCATGAAAGTTTGAAACCTAGTTTTAGTATTATGCACCTGTAGTTACTTAAAAACTTAGACAAACATGGCATGAAATTGATGAACTTTTAGGGAGGACAAAGGGCTTAAGGTGGAGAaggcttgttgttgttgttgttgttgccgcaTGCTCTATTCTTAGCTGCGATCCTGTGAATCCATAGACCTAATAAGAGGTTAAGAATGGATGCCGTAGAGATGTCAAATAGCATGTCACTGTTGTCTGTTGATACGATCAGATGAACAACGTGAAGGAGCAAATTCACATTTTTTTCATGCCATGCTTTCTCCATATATGAGCCAATACACATGCAGAGCGTTGAATACCAATTCATTGGAGGCCACTGTATTAAAACGTCCTTTAAAAAGATTTTTATCGACACTGTTACTGCCAGCAGAAAGAAGGATGATTTCCATGCTTCATGGGATTAATCCTTTTATTTAAATGGAAGCCAAGGATTGCGAGTCGACGAGTCGACGGGTCGTTCTGGGGCAGCGACTCAGAGACTAGTCTCGACTCAGCAAGACTCATGTTTAACACTAAATTACTAATGTGTTTAATGTAGGATAGAATATAAGGCTAGGGATAGAGGAGTGGGGGAAAACCTGGGCAATTCCTTCCAATGGCCAAGGCCTTCCTCTTGTCCATGAACCAGCAGCCTACAGGTTGGGGACAGGGGAGTGGAGGAAAACCTGGGCAATTCCTTCCAATGGCCGTCAGGTTCTTGCAGAGGCGACGGCCAAGGGAGAGAACACCAAGATGTGTTTTGGCTTTTGGGTTTGAGCGGGGGAAACTGTCTCTCGATCTTGGTTTCACGGGGGAACACGGGGGAAAATGGGAATGGGAGGAAAGAATGGAAAAAATTATAACATGTGAGGTCATTTTTTAAGTCGACCGACTCACAAACCTGGACTAGTCGAGACTAGTCAAGACTAGTCGATCGACTCGATCGACTCATCAAATGAGTCGAGTCGACTGGccgagtctaccttgcaaatgcgACTCGTAGACTAGTCGTCGACTAGTCTCGACTAGTCTTTCGACTCGCAATCCATGATGGAAGCATTGGCCCTTCTTGTTTTTCCGCCAATTCATTGGAGGTGAGCTGGAGACATAGAGGGAACCATATCAGTTGTGCTATGGATTCTTGACTATTCAGCTGCTTCTGGTGATATTTTCTCTTCCTAGTTCGTTTGTAGGTTTGATCTGCCAGAAAAATTAAATTATATTTTAAATGCTGTCGTATGTCACCTATTTAAGGACTAACAGCACTCAAAGTATTAATTTCAATTATAAGTCTGTGGGCCCTgagctgcaaaaacaagttattcAGCCACTATAAGTCTGTGAGCCCTGCGGAAACTCTTAATATTGACTGTAcatgcttatcttttcttatgataACTAATTGGAAGCTAAACAAGTTTTATTGCCTGATGATCATGCTGCCATGAATACCACTTGGAACTTCAAAGTCTTACAGAGCATGGGTCAAAATCAAGCAGGGTGCAGGGCATGGGGCATATATGCAGTAAAGCTATTAATATATGATTTGGCAATAGTCTGGAACCTCGTTGCTTCCATTGTAATGAGTCGTAAATGATTTGGTTAACAGGAGAGTACCATTTAGTTCTGTTAAACGAAATACCTTCAGTATGCACGGAGGATGTAGGGTGCGTTTGGTTGGTGCCCACCCTAGCCCTACCAAATATTTGGCAAGAGTTGACTTGCCATTTTTTTCGTCAACGAATCCTTGGCCCACATTTGGCCAACTATTTTGCAAGAATCTGTGAGTGGGAGGGGTGGGCATCCATTGGCAGCCAAAATTTTGGCTACAAACCAAATAATGGCAAGAACTTGATGGGCAGCCAATTTTTTGGCGGAGCTACTATGggaaccaaaccaaacacacccgTAGATTCTAGTGATAATTTAGTGCCAGTACCATATACTGGTGTAGTAGCTTACAtaacttctaaatttttcacttcAATATTTTGCACATGCATAATCTTAATTATCTATAAAGGATAATCTGCTCAAAGTTACACGCATGATTAAGCATATAAGGTGCTGGTTACTAGCCCACCCTTCAGCATAGTTATCTTAGAACAATTAATGTTTCACTGTTGATCAAACTCTTACACTTGTCCCTGTATAGTGTGATGCGCTGTATGAGGAGGTTCGAGCAACGAAGGTTTCGTCACTGGAAAAAGATCTCCTTCAGCGCATCATTGAAAGGTAGACATAACAATTTATCATTTTGTTATTTTTTGGGGGAAGAAATACTGATTCTGGTATCTTTGTAGCTGCTCGAATGCTTGCTGTGAGTTTGCCCAGAAGGATAAGTGGAGGACAAGGATGATTTGTGCTGCGACATTGGGTGGCTTCTTTGCTGGATCTTGGATGAGAACGAGGAAGATGGATAATGAGAGAGAGCTCAGGAATGAGGACCAACCAGGGAACGGAGCTGACGAGAACCTCCTGGAATAAACAGGATGTGAGAGCGTTCATGCTGTGGGACATGTAGCTTGTTTAGTTAAGGAACTCGTCTGCCTTGCAGTTTGCATCCAACAGCTTCTAGCATAAATGTACTTGGTAACTTGATGGGTAAGTTGTTCTCGAAAGGCTAGGGTATGTTTTGGGTTGTGTCCCGATATCACCATCGAAATTGATCATAACCAAAATTTGACCTTTATTTGGATAGTTGCCAAAGAGATCGATATGGTAGTTGTGGTATTCTTAAATCAAACGCTGCTTAGTTATGTGGGCGAGGAATGTGGAATGGTCTGTATTTACTCTCTTTTGCTATTCTACTTTGACTGCCAGCATACATGCTTAAAAAAATGGATTCATATTACTTCTTCGCCTAGGATTTTCAACCATGAGGTCCTGTTGGAAATGCTtgcatttttttttaattttttttctatATTCTTCCGGGAGGTTGAACTGTTTCAAAGTTCGAACATGCCATTAGCAGTTCCCGTACCATGCTCACCTGATTGAAGTCCTCGAATCTGCTAAAGCTGAAGCGCTTCTGCATTTATctataagggtgtgtttggtttgtgCCCAAGATTGCCCCTACCAAAATTTTGGCTAGCCAATATTTTGGTTGAGCTATTCCTTGCCCACAAGTTGGCCAATAATAGCTAAAAAATTAAACTAGAGTTGGTAGTGGAGCATTGGCAAGCCAAAATATTGGCAAATATCCAAACAACAACCAATTTTTTGATCATGACCAAAAACTTGGTAGGGTAAAGATTTGGTAGCAATCTAAACACACCTTTCGTGCCCACGGGTTGCCCATGGGTCACCCGATTAGTATTAATTATCAAATATAATTTTATTTGAGGCTAAAATCTACATGTTATTTGGTGAAAAATGTGGACTATGAAGTAATAACGGACTTATACTACTACACTCTATAAGTGCAGATTCAGTAGGTAAAATGCAGATAACTATTGGAGAGAAGATCGGCCCGTATTGAGAACAAGCAAATGCGTGTGCACTTGCCCTATGCTAGAGCGCTCCACGATAGCGTCTTCACTCGGTTTCGCTCAAGGTTTGCCTCGTCGCTGCACAGTGCGCACCCGGTGGTTTGTTGGGCCCTTCTCATGATGTGTCCACCTATGATTTGCTAGGATGTACAGCTTCTTTCGTAACATGTGGTTTTTTCACGGGAaactctcatttgcaactagttgcgcccgcaccccatATTTTGTTGTGACACTTCTAAGTGTCCAAAAAATGCAAACTACAATTCTAGACATACATTGTGTTGtgtcttgtgcatctgtgaagtttcatccaaaaatatgtcaaaatgtgacctgtgtaaaaaagagaagacgTACGTAAATAGTGTCACGTACTATTTACAgatcatttgttctttttgtgtaggccacattttgacatatttttgaatgaaacttcacagatgcacaagacacaacacaatgtatgtctagaattttagtttgcat includes the following:
- the LOC127307954 gene encoding uncharacterized protein, with amino-acid sequence MSSLLRSPSIRRALSAASPGGPQGASFLRAPSAVAAAIGGEGGATIRRGLGLPTVPRRHLSAPQHNRHLTATAVDQCDALYEEVRATKVSSLEKDLLQRIIESCSNACCEFAQKDKWRTRMICAATLGGFFAGSWMRTRKMDNERELRNEDQPGNGADENLLE